A region of Pleionea litopenaei DNA encodes the following proteins:
- the hsdR gene encoding EcoAI/FtnUII family type I restriction enzme subunit R, with the protein MTNKKNLSERDICTKFITPALEKSGWDLQKQVREEVGFTDGRIYVKGNLTTRGKRKRADYILYYKPNIPVAIIEAKDNKHSVMAGIQQGLEYASILDIPTVFSSNGDGFFEHDRTAASGNIEREIQLHEFPTPEQLWERYKRYKGITTPEAERISAQDYFFDGTSRSPRYYQQIAINRTVEAIASGQQRILLTMATGTGKTYTAFQIIHRLWKAGAKKRILFLADRNALIDQTRRGDFRHFKDKMTVIKHKKIDKSYEIYLALYQGLTNYDEDKDAYREFSRDFFDLIVIDECHRGSASEDSAWREILDYFGSATHVGLTATPKETETVSSTEYFGDPIYTYSLKQGIQDGFLAPYKVLRVGLNVDLEGWRPEAGKTDKNGQQVDDRIYNRRDYDKNLVIDERTEAVANKITEYLKKTNRFDKAIVFCVDIDHAQRMRSSLANANTDLMAQNPKYIMQITGDNDEGKRELDNFINPEEIYPVIATTSKLMTTGVDAQTCKLIVLDSNIGSMTEFKQIIGRGTRINEEFGKTFFTILDFRNVTDLFADPDFDGDPVRVKVLGEDEEFETPEEELEEESTIAGDEGEEIIFEPPQETPPIIDGGEIISEPRPKYYVNGVNVAVLNERIQYMDGDGKLITGSLKDYTRQKVREQYQTLNDFLNKWHSTDKKQAIIDELTEQGIVLENLKEAIGKEMDIFDMICHTAFDQPPLTRAERAKQVKKRDVFTQYGEQARKVLEALLDKYADEGIENIEDIKVLKVNPFDQFGTPTEIIKLFGGKSQYLQALTQLEKALYQAA; encoded by the coding sequence ATGACTAATAAAAAGAACTTATCCGAGCGAGATATCTGCACAAAATTCATCACTCCCGCGTTAGAAAAATCTGGTTGGGATCTGCAAAAGCAAGTGCGCGAAGAGGTCGGCTTTACCGATGGCCGTATCTATGTGAAAGGCAATCTGACGACCCGTGGCAAGCGCAAGCGGGCGGATTACATTCTTTACTACAAGCCGAATATTCCGGTCGCCATCATCGAGGCCAAGGATAATAAGCACTCGGTCATGGCAGGCATTCAGCAAGGGCTGGAATATGCCAGCATTCTAGATATCCCCACGGTATTCAGCAGTAACGGCGACGGCTTTTTTGAGCACGACCGTACCGCCGCCAGTGGTAACATTGAGCGTGAAATCCAACTGCACGAATTTCCCACCCCGGAACAGCTTTGGGAACGCTATAAACGCTACAAAGGCATTACCACGCCGGAAGCCGAGCGCATCAGCGCCCAGGACTATTTCTTTGACGGCACCAGTCGTAGCCCTCGTTATTACCAGCAAATTGCCATTAACCGAACGGTAGAAGCCATTGCCAGTGGCCAGCAACGCATTTTACTGACAATGGCTACCGGCACCGGTAAAACCTACACCGCTTTTCAAATCATTCACCGCTTGTGGAAGGCCGGTGCCAAAAAACGAATCCTGTTTTTGGCTGATCGCAACGCCCTTATCGATCAAACCAGGCGTGGAGATTTTCGTCATTTCAAAGACAAAATGACGGTGATAAAACATAAGAAAATCGATAAGTCCTATGAAATTTATTTGGCGCTGTACCAAGGATTGACCAATTATGACGAAGACAAAGATGCCTACCGTGAGTTCAGTCGGGATTTTTTTGATCTGATCGTCATCGATGAGTGCCATCGAGGCAGCGCATCGGAAGATAGTGCTTGGCGCGAAATTTTGGATTATTTTGGATCTGCGACTCATGTGGGTTTAACAGCAACACCTAAAGAAACCGAAACCGTTTCCAGTACCGAATATTTTGGCGATCCGATTTACACCTACTCACTCAAGCAAGGTATACAAGACGGATTCCTAGCCCCCTATAAAGTGCTGCGTGTCGGCCTTAATGTCGATCTGGAAGGATGGCGGCCAGAGGCGGGAAAAACCGACAAAAATGGCCAGCAAGTGGATGACCGAATCTACAACCGCAGAGATTACGACAAGAACCTGGTAATCGACGAACGCACAGAAGCAGTAGCCAACAAAATCACCGAATACCTGAAAAAAACCAACCGTTTTGACAAAGCGATTGTGTTCTGCGTAGACATAGACCATGCCCAGCGAATGCGCTCTTCACTCGCCAATGCAAACACCGATCTGATGGCACAAAACCCCAAGTACATCATGCAAATCACTGGCGATAATGACGAAGGTAAACGCGAGTTAGATAACTTCATTAATCCAGAAGAAATCTATCCAGTGATTGCTACTACTTCCAAACTGATGACCACAGGCGTTGATGCGCAAACCTGCAAATTGATTGTACTCGACAGTAACATTGGTTCCATGACTGAATTTAAACAGATCATTGGCCGTGGCACACGCATCAACGAAGAGTTCGGCAAAACCTTTTTTACCATTCTCGATTTTCGCAATGTCACCGACTTGTTTGCTGACCCGGATTTCGACGGCGACCCAGTGCGGGTTAAAGTGCTTGGTGAAGACGAAGAATTTGAAACGCCAGAAGAAGAACTAGAAGAAGAAAGCACTATCGCAGGCGATGAAGGCGAAGAAATCATCTTCGAGCCACCCCAGGAAACACCGCCCATTATTGATGGCGGCGAAATCATCAGCGAACCACGCCCCAAGTATTACGTGAATGGCGTCAATGTCGCCGTGCTAAATGAGCGTATTCAGTACATGGATGGCGACGGCAAGCTGATCACTGGAAGCCTGAAAGATTACACCCGACAAAAAGTACGCGAGCAATATCAAACGCTGAACGACTTCCTGAATAAATGGCACAGCACCGATAAAAAGCAGGCCATTATCGACGAGCTAACCGAGCAAGGAATTGTACTTGAGAACTTGAAGGAAGCGATTGGCAAGGAGATGGACATCTTCGACATGATCTGCCACACCGCATTCGATCAGCCGCCGTTAACTCGTGCCGAACGCGCAAAGCAAGTGAAAAAACGTGATGTTTTTACTCAGTATGGTGAACAAGCACGGAAGGTGCTCGAAGCCCTTCTGGATAAATATGCCGACGAAGGCATTGAAAATATTGAAGACATCAAGGTGCTTAAGGTCAACCCCTTCGACCAGTTCGGCACCCCGACTGAAATCATCAAGTTATTCGGCGGAAAGTCTCAATATTTGCAGGCGTTAACCCAATTAGAAAAAGCCTTATATCAAGCGGCTTGA
- a CDS encoding restriction endonuclease subunit S: MAIWKRVKVGDFLFEREGRYKPDAQEIEGLQRIDKIDFSGNFHIANKPSKTDMILIKSGDLVISGINVAKGALGVYHGQNDVTATIHYSSYTFDESKVSVEYFKRFLKSPLFIQLLKEQVKGGIKTEIKPKHLLPLEILMPEKEEQLTILKQFQCIENEDSELKSELTHQQSLLKKLRQQILQEAIEGKLTANWRAKNPDAEPARELLKRIFDEKEKLFNANQIKAQKRLPPISEEEKPFELPHGWEWCQLNDVIYENPRNGYSPKTVDFPTQTKTLKLGATTTGKFIDSEIKYINEEIPKDSFLWLKDRDILIQRGNSMDFVGVSAIYHGEESSFIYPDLMMKLKPVSSISEVYLHHVLMSIYCREYFRKNATGAQKSMPKINQATVSGAKIPLCSKAEQDVIVGKVKNLLALCDQLENQIRQNQSHAEQFMQAVLKEAFSQRTETPPASELKKAAHA, from the coding sequence GTGGCAATTTGGAAGAGAGTAAAAGTTGGCGACTTTCTATTTGAGCGCGAAGGGCGCTATAAGCCTGATGCACAAGAAATCGAGGGGTTACAACGAATCGACAAGATCGACTTTTCAGGCAATTTTCACATTGCAAATAAGCCCAGTAAAACCGACATGATATTAATTAAATCCGGCGATCTCGTTATATCCGGCATCAACGTTGCCAAGGGTGCGTTAGGCGTTTATCACGGACAGAATGATGTTACGGCTACAATTCACTATTCGTCGTACACCTTCGATGAAAGCAAAGTCAGTGTTGAGTATTTCAAGCGGTTCCTAAAATCTCCGCTGTTTATCCAATTACTTAAAGAACAGGTAAAAGGCGGTATTAAAACAGAGATAAAACCAAAGCATCTTTTACCGCTTGAAATATTGATGCCGGAAAAGGAAGAGCAATTAACTATCCTCAAACAATTTCAATGCATCGAGAATGAAGATTCTGAACTTAAATCCGAACTCACTCATCAACAAAGCCTCCTGAAGAAGCTGCGTCAGCAGATATTACAGGAAGCCATCGAAGGGAAACTCACGGCAAACTGGCGAGCGAAAAATCCCGACGCAGAGCCAGCCCGCGAACTGCTGAAACGAATTTTTGACGAAAAAGAAAAATTGTTCAACGCTAATCAAATAAAAGCACAAAAACGACTACCGCCAATTAGCGAAGAAGAAAAGCCTTTTGAGCTTCCGCATGGGTGGGAGTGGTGTCAACTAAATGATGTTATCTACGAAAACCCTAGAAATGGATACTCGCCAAAAACGGTAGATTTTCCAACACAAACAAAGACATTAAAATTAGGAGCTACTACAACCGGAAAATTTATTGACTCAGAAATAAAATATATCAATGAAGAAATCCCGAAAGATTCATTTTTGTGGCTCAAGGATAGAGATATTTTAATTCAAAGAGGAAACTCCATGGATTTTGTTGGTGTTTCAGCGATTTACCATGGTGAAGAATCCAGCTTTATTTATCCAGATTTAATGATGAAGTTAAAACCGGTCTCCTCAATTTCGGAAGTTTATTTGCACCATGTGCTTATGAGCATCTATTGTCGTGAGTATTTTCGCAAGAATGCTACTGGTGCTCAGAAGAGTATGCCAAAAATAAATCAAGCAACTGTATCTGGTGCAAAGATTCCATTATGTAGCAAGGCAGAGCAGGACGTTATTGTGGGTAAAGTTAAAAACCTGTTAGCGCTTTGCGATCAACTAGAAAATCAGATTCGCCAAAATCAGAGCCATGCCGAGCAATTTATGCAGGCGGTGTTAAAAGAAGCTTTCAGCCAAAGAACCGAGACACCACCGGCCAGCGAACTGAAGAAGGCAGCCCATGCTTAA
- the repC gene encoding replication protein C, IncQ-type: MTKFDLTHARHDPAHCLAPGLFRSLKKCGGRKNGKLDVIYEFGKGQRIEFSGPEPLGVDDLRVLQGLVAMAGPAGLVLSPEPVTDTGLQLRLLMEPKWEAMQQNAMVVKGSYRSLAREIGKANIDDTLSIRDCIERLWKVSIIALSDGKRRGFRLLAEYASDDTAGKLFVALNPMIAQAIMGGNQHVRINMWEVRSLKSDAARLMHQRLCGWIDPGKTRRVELDTLCSYIWPDMASASTMRKRRQRAKASLAELMAIQWTVTEYAKGKFLITRPTHDNGHASHDISHESPRKRSRTGNVNLTDDKGLGAVEGCHP; encoded by the coding sequence GTGACGAAATTTGATCTTACACACGCACGGCACGACCCCGCGCATTGCTTAGCCCCAGGTCTGTTCCGTAGCCTAAAAAAGTGCGGCGGACGAAAAAACGGCAAGCTGGACGTTATCTATGAGTTTGGCAAAGGTCAGCGAATTGAATTTAGTGGCCCTGAACCTTTGGGGGTTGATGATCTCCGAGTTCTGCAAGGCTTGGTGGCGATGGCTGGCCCAGCGGGCTTGGTTCTTTCCCCTGAGCCCGTAACTGACACCGGATTGCAACTACGTTTGTTGATGGAACCCAAATGGGAAGCCATGCAGCAAAATGCAATGGTAGTTAAAGGGAGCTACCGATCCCTTGCCAGGGAAATTGGCAAAGCCAACATTGACGACACTTTATCAATACGCGACTGCATAGAACGCCTTTGGAAGGTTTCTATTATCGCTCTTTCTGATGGTAAGCGCCGAGGTTTCAGACTGCTTGCCGAATACGCCAGCGATGATACGGCAGGCAAATTGTTTGTTGCGCTGAATCCTATGATCGCACAAGCAATTATGGGTGGAAACCAGCATGTGCGCATCAACATGTGGGAAGTGCGCTCACTAAAAAGTGATGCGGCCAGGCTCATGCATCAACGCCTTTGCGGCTGGATTGATCCAGGGAAAACACGACGCGTGGAGCTTGACACGCTTTGCTCCTATATTTGGCCCGATATGGCAAGCGCATCAACAATGCGGAAACGCCGTCAACGTGCCAAAGCTAGCCTAGCTGAACTGATGGCGATTCAGTGGACGGTAACCGAATACGCAAAGGGCAAATTCTTAATCACCCGACCAACCCACGATAACGGTCACGCCTCCCACGATATCAGTCACGAATCCCCCCGAAAACGGTCACGCACAGGTAACGTCAACCTCACGGATGACAAAGGCTTGGGAGCAGTTGAAGGATGCCATCCATGA
- a CDS encoding DotA/TraY family protein — protein MKILKTLAYVLLPLLLSDGVFAQTTSITDVAADDKSVEYLRYIFGSTVDIITGGTGPSSPDSILGAMSLILNTGMLVFTGLIVSYIFLTGLLNSAHEGVPLGKLYNSMWVPIRVVIALSFVMPFAGGYSVMQIGVLWLAGHGIGLANTTWNAALDHMSGTGTLYPAQISVNYESTAMQVLNSRVCMHGINTADRHVNVVDEPIEIVEGVSSTDLRTPGVASSIEIAPQHIVMQRYNSYYNLVSAAGAYTAAWLSDFSAGVPRYYGSNPCGSVKLEFAEIDEGTAIDSAVVNFQTKVVGIYADLDADLDPLARQIVQKAVDDSAPDPDPLAYNDAVKQFKFEYEKAVNEAMSEIATLRINKWANGNPDVAGTTVGARDAGWITVGAWYWDFQRINAETQKMTSVKAELAGPTSDAIEHDDYSMFIDALSGYRQNMLVTNSNGATVNAMERSSYAENNDSLNFVMNRTESVLNFALSEPDPITGMANVGHMIIGSFEVALAGAFLTDLAACVADDTSEAVGGLIGGAARPVTSSLCRITNKTLWSLVGAGMLLIPIALMLAFYIPATPMILWIMGVAGWFVLLIEAVIAAPVWAASHVFPEGNGFVGERAKAGYMVALSLFLRPTLAIFGFIAGMLLVIVMAKVLMLIFLPAMSGMLADSLSGVVTLFAMLAIFTTVLMQIAHRSFGLIHEIPDKVLRYIGGGQENLGEASQEQQGRSIFVGGAAKVVSGAGHSMRDKTRSGAKNMFDAAGGGLKNAAGAAKAGMSKMSKMLSPK, from the coding sequence ATGAAGATATTGAAAACGCTAGCGTATGTACTTCTCCCGCTACTCCTGAGTGATGGGGTTTTCGCTCAAACAACATCAATAACAGACGTTGCCGCTGACGACAAAAGCGTAGAGTACTTACGTTATATTTTCGGCAGTACGGTTGATATTATTACCGGTGGAACTGGCCCTTCCAGTCCAGATTCAATTTTGGGTGCAATGTCTCTGATTTTGAATACTGGAATGCTTGTATTTACCGGGCTGATTGTTAGTTACATTTTTCTAACGGGCCTCCTGAACTCGGCTCACGAAGGCGTACCACTTGGCAAACTTTACAATAGTATGTGGGTGCCAATTAGAGTGGTAATTGCCTTGTCATTCGTGATGCCGTTTGCAGGCGGATACTCGGTAATGCAAATTGGCGTTTTATGGTTAGCGGGTCACGGAATTGGGCTGGCGAATACTACCTGGAATGCCGCGCTCGATCATATGTCTGGAACGGGTACTTTATACCCTGCGCAAATCAGTGTGAATTATGAAAGTACCGCGATGCAGGTGCTCAATTCGCGTGTATGTATGCACGGCATCAACACCGCGGACAGACACGTTAATGTCGTGGATGAACCCATTGAAATTGTTGAAGGTGTATCATCGACCGATTTGCGTACACCTGGTGTGGCATCGTCGATTGAAATTGCCCCTCAGCATATCGTGATGCAGAGGTACAATAGTTATTACAACCTTGTCAGTGCGGCAGGCGCATATACTGCAGCCTGGCTGTCGGATTTTTCAGCCGGAGTACCTCGCTACTATGGTTCAAATCCCTGCGGTTCGGTCAAGTTAGAATTTGCTGAAATCGACGAAGGCACCGCTATTGACTCAGCAGTGGTAAATTTTCAAACCAAGGTCGTCGGTATCTATGCCGATCTTGATGCGGATCTTGACCCTCTGGCTCGTCAAATAGTGCAAAAAGCCGTTGATGACTCTGCCCCTGATCCTGACCCGCTCGCGTATAACGACGCAGTTAAACAATTTAAGTTTGAGTATGAAAAAGCCGTCAATGAGGCAATGTCAGAAATTGCGACTCTGCGAATCAATAAGTGGGCAAACGGCAATCCTGATGTCGCGGGTACTACAGTCGGTGCACGAGATGCTGGCTGGATAACAGTTGGTGCTTGGTATTGGGATTTTCAGCGTATCAACGCTGAAACACAAAAAATGACCTCGGTAAAAGCCGAGTTGGCAGGCCCAACGTCAGATGCTATTGAGCATGATGATTATTCAATGTTTATCGATGCTTTGAGTGGCTACCGACAAAATATGCTTGTCACAAACAGCAACGGTGCCACTGTTAACGCGATGGAACGATCCAGCTATGCTGAAAATAATGATAGCCTGAATTTCGTTATGAATCGCACCGAGAGCGTTCTCAACTTCGCGCTGTCCGAACCTGACCCGATTACCGGTATGGCTAATGTTGGTCACATGATCATCGGCTCATTTGAAGTCGCATTAGCAGGGGCATTTTTAACTGATCTGGCGGCCTGTGTGGCTGACGATACGAGTGAGGCTGTGGGCGGTTTGATAGGCGGCGCAGCTCGGCCTGTGACCAGTTCACTCTGCAGAATTACTAATAAGACCCTTTGGTCTCTCGTCGGCGCGGGAATGCTATTGATCCCCATTGCTTTAATGCTCGCATTCTATATTCCAGCAACACCGATGATTCTTTGGATCATGGGGGTAGCAGGGTGGTTTGTATTACTTATTGAGGCAGTGATAGCGGCTCCGGTTTGGGCTGCCAGTCATGTTTTTCCGGAAGGTAATGGGTTTGTTGGCGAAAGGGCCAAAGCAGGTTACATGGTTGCCCTGAGTCTTTTTCTGAGGCCAACCCTAGCGATCTTTGGATTCATTGCAGGCATGTTGCTGGTTATTGTAATGGCCAAGGTACTGATGCTCATCTTTTTACCGGCGATGTCTGGAATGCTTGCAGATTCATTAAGTGGAGTGGTCACGCTTTTTGCCATGCTGGCCATTTTTACAACAGTCCTCATGCAGATTGCGCACCGGTCGTTTGGCCTTATTCATGAGATCCCTGATAAAGTCTTGCGCTATATAGGCGGTGGTCAAGAGAATCTGGGCGAAGCCAGCCAAGAACAGCAAGGGCGATCCATATTTGTTGGCGGCGCTGCAAAAGTCGTGAGCGGTGCTGGTCACTCTATGCGTGATAAGACTCGTAGCGGAGCGAAAAACATGTTTGACGCTGCTGGAGGCGGATTAAAAAATGCTGCCGGAGCGGCTAAAGCGGGCATGTCAAAAATGAGTAAGATGTTAAGTCCAAAATGA
- a CDS encoding Kiwa anti-phage protein KwaB-like domain-containing protein: protein MPDNNNNQAANLFALVDDTNTPVRRIPLTNTLSTELAKLFEEQQQSLLSDKQAIEFTGSYNVDGGEIFTITNYPLPEAISQALGNPLTCQMLNLNTETHRIKSLFSGQWNAANQVVDFQVFDTGKLLSRGFTLIGSGDTYKKLEEPGLILQDKLTAHYNNGTLHFTSYHNTKRFLDLAEYYREATDTDLDAFADTELFAFEDEASFKGHADSIIRKKIALLQKNEVLKDITVADIQTVANNFNAELPEEHHISITITDDGKLLIPDDKKQLKELIRFLDEDYVTAPLTKRKCLTNSKKYL, encoded by the coding sequence ATGCCTGATAACAATAATAACCAAGCCGCCAACCTGTTCGCCTTAGTCGATGATACCAATACCCCAGTGCGACGCATCCCGCTGACTAATACACTCAGCACCGAACTTGCAAAACTGTTCGAGGAACAACAACAGAGCCTGCTAAGTGACAAACAGGCCATTGAATTTACCGGTAGCTACAACGTCGATGGCGGTGAGATTTTCACTATTACCAACTACCCGCTACCCGAAGCGATCAGCCAGGCGCTCGGAAATCCGCTAACTTGTCAAATGCTCAACCTCAATACAGAAACTCACAGGATAAAGTCGCTATTCAGCGGCCAATGGAATGCTGCCAATCAAGTCGTGGACTTTCAGGTTTTCGACACAGGAAAACTGCTCAGCCGTGGCTTCACCCTAATCGGTTCTGGAGACACCTACAAAAAATTGGAAGAGCCTGGCTTGATCTTACAAGATAAGCTCACGGCTCATTACAACAATGGCACTTTGCATTTCACTTCTTATCACAACACCAAGCGATTTCTAGACTTGGCTGAGTATTATCGTGAAGCCACCGATACCGACCTCGACGCTTTCGCCGACACCGAACTATTTGCCTTTGAGGACGAGGCCAGCTTTAAAGGCCATGCCGATTCCATCATTCGCAAGAAAATCGCCTTGCTGCAAAAAAATGAGGTGTTAAAAGACATTACAGTCGCCGATATACAAACTGTTGCCAACAACTTTAACGCAGAGCTGCCAGAAGAACACCACATCAGCATAACCATCACTGACGACGGCAAACTACTGATACCTGACGATAAGAAACAACTAAAAGAGCTAATCCGGTTTTTAGATGAAGACTATGTCACGGCACCATTGACGAAGCGAAAGTGCCTGACAAATTCAAAAAAATACCTTTGA
- a CDS encoding DUF7706 family protein, which yields MVIQLELTNTEAMALAQFLKRACFSDYRSNAVDEEEAYQIRDAASHLQDALALKGFAPR from the coding sequence ATGGTTATTCAACTTGAGCTAACAAATACCGAGGCAATGGCTCTGGCGCAGTTTCTAAAGCGAGCCTGCTTTTCAGATTACCGAAGCAATGCTGTCGATGAAGAAGAGGCATATCAGATCAGAGATGCAGCTTCACACCTACAGGATGCACTGGCTTTAAAGGGCTTTGCGCCCCGCTAA
- a CDS encoding N-6 DNA methylase: MANVSGIVKSARNIMRQDTGTGSDELRILQLGWMLFLKIFSDKDKELELMDDNYTSPIPAELHWDEWAGDDEGMTGDELLLFVDRKLFPTLSEIDLSTAKRRAVLVHEVFANNYNYMKSGIHLRQVINKLNEIDFNNSKDLHLFGQIYETFLSELQSAGTLGEFYTPRAITQFMTEMVNPAHGETVLDPACGTGGFLTAVIEHLKATASNVAEREAIGHNVRGWEYKPLPYMLANTNLVLHDITTPDIQFGDSLQRPLSEYTRKDRVDVIVANPPFGGVVSNNNENNFPQTYRTKESADLFLILMIHLLKEGGRAAIVLPDGSLTGDGVKQRVRQKLLEDCNLHTIVRLPNSVFQPYASVATNLLFFTKGKPTQSIWYYEQKLPEGYKAYSKTKPIQLAEFDTLKNWWESREATEQAWQVDIDSIRANSYNLDIKNPHRAEEEKQHSSTELLDLLHQSFAKGDQLLEQLRRELV, encoded by the coding sequence ATGGCAAATGTATCAGGCATCGTAAAATCCGCCCGCAATATCATGCGGCAAGACACAGGCACCGGCAGTGATGAGCTACGCATTCTGCAATTGGGCTGGATGCTGTTCCTGAAAATATTCAGCGACAAAGACAAAGAGCTGGAACTGATGGACGACAACTACACCTCGCCCATCCCCGCTGAATTGCACTGGGATGAATGGGCCGGTGACGACGAAGGTATGACCGGCGATGAACTATTACTGTTTGTGGATCGCAAGTTATTCCCGACTTTGTCCGAGATAGACCTGTCTACAGCCAAGCGTCGTGCCGTATTGGTACATGAAGTGTTCGCCAATAACTACAATTACATGAAATCCGGCATTCACCTGCGCCAGGTGATTAACAAGCTTAACGAGATTGATTTCAATAACAGTAAAGACCTTCACTTATTCGGGCAGATCTACGAAACTTTTTTGAGTGAGCTGCAAAGTGCCGGTACCTTGGGTGAGTTCTATACCCCGCGAGCCATTACCCAGTTTATGACTGAGATGGTCAACCCTGCACACGGTGAAACCGTGCTTGATCCCGCTTGCGGCACCGGCGGCTTCTTAACGGCGGTGATCGAACACCTAAAAGCCACGGCCAGTAATGTGGCTGAACGTGAAGCCATTGGCCACAATGTGCGTGGCTGGGAATACAAACCACTGCCCTATATGCTGGCGAATACTAATCTAGTGTTGCATGACATTACCACGCCCGATATCCAGTTTGGCGACTCCCTGCAACGGCCCTTGAGCGAATACACACGTAAAGATCGAGTGGATGTGATCGTCGCCAACCCACCTTTTGGCGGCGTGGTTTCCAATAATAACGAGAACAACTTTCCGCAAACCTACCGCACTAAGGAATCGGCAGACCTGTTTTTGATATTGATGATCCACCTGCTAAAAGAGGGTGGCCGCGCCGCAATCGTATTGCCCGACGGATCACTTACTGGCGATGGTGTGAAGCAACGTGTTCGTCAAAAACTTCTAGAAGACTGCAACCTGCACACCATCGTGCGCCTGCCCAATTCGGTGTTCCAGCCCTATGCCTCAGTGGCGACAAACCTGCTGTTCTTTACCAAGGGCAAGCCAACGCAAAGCATATGGTATTACGAACAAAAACTACCAGAAGGCTACAAGGCTTATTCTAAAACCAAGCCCATCCAGTTGGCTGAGTTCGATACGCTAAAAAATTGGTGGGAGAGTCGCGAAGCCACCGAGCAGGCCTGGCAAGTTGATATCGATTCCATCAGAGCCAACAGTTACAACCTTGACATCAAAAACCCGCACCGTGCCGAGGAAGAAAAGCAGCACAGTAGCACCGAATTGCTGGATCTGTTGCATCAATCTTTTGCCAAGGGTGATCAACTGCTGGAACAACTGCGTAGGGAGTTGGTGTAG
- a CDS encoding helix-turn-helix transcriptional regulator, whose product MNTQTNTERYLTYEQAASLLCMSTGGLRNRMCRGEPMPPSVKIGRRRLFPESALHTWLAERRESGEEI is encoded by the coding sequence ATGAATACTCAAACAAACACCGAACGATATTTAACTTACGAGCAGGCGGCATCCTTGCTTTGTATGTCAACTGGCGGCCTCAGAAACCGAATGTGTCGGGGCGAACCTATGCCGCCATCCGTCAAGATTGGTCGTCGCAGACTGTTTCCTGAATCAGCTCTCCATACCTGGCTTGCGGAAAGACGGGAAAGCGGGGAGGAAATATGA
- a CDS encoding helicase RepA family protein, whose product MNHSDYINIRHAFEVEPPQLDYVMPNMVAGTVGSLVSPGGAGKSMLALQLAAQVAGGTDLLDIGEITTGNVAYLPAEDPPIAIHHRLHALGKHMSAELQQIVADRLLIRPWIGHCLDIMSKGLLDQLQQLAEGRRLMVLDTLRRFHIEEENSSGPMSQVISRMEYIAAQTGCSVVFLHHTNKSVAISGTGDQQQASRGSSVLVDNIRWQSYLTCMSQAEAENYGVDQSQRGYFVRFGVSKANYGAPFKERWFRRNEGGVLTPAVLEPSKNRGARRDEI is encoded by the coding sequence ATGAACCATTCCGACTACATCAATATCCGTCACGCTTTTGAGGTAGAGCCCCCTCAACTCGACTACGTAATGCCCAACATGGTCGCAGGAACGGTGGGGTCGCTGGTTTCACCAGGAGGTGCAGGGAAATCCATGCTGGCCCTGCAATTGGCCGCACAAGTTGCTGGCGGTACTGATTTGCTGGACATCGGTGAAATCACTACTGGCAATGTTGCATATCTCCCCGCAGAAGATCCGCCAATAGCAATCCATCATCGTCTCCACGCATTAGGCAAACACATGTCTGCAGAGCTGCAACAGATCGTGGCAGATAGATTGTTGATTCGCCCCTGGATCGGCCATTGCCTCGACATAATGAGCAAAGGACTCCTGGATCAACTACAGCAACTTGCAGAAGGTCGTCGCCTGATGGTGCTGGATACGCTTCGGCGATTCCATATCGAGGAAGAGAATTCCAGCGGCCCTATGAGTCAAGTGATCAGCCGCATGGAATATATCGCGGCTCAAACCGGTTGCTCCGTGGTATTTCTCCATCACACCAATAAAAGCGTTGCCATATCTGGCACTGGTGACCAGCAACAGGCCAGCAGAGGGTCGAGCGTGTTGGTTGATAACATTCGTTGGCAATCCTATCTCACCTGCATGAGTCAGGCAGAAGCCGAAAATTACGGGGTTGACCAGTCACAGCGTGGCTACTTCGTGCGGTTTGGGGTGAGCAAAGCCAACTACGGCGCACCGTTTAAAGAACGTTGGTTTCGTCGAAATGAAGGCGGTGTACTAACACCCGCAGTACTGGAGCCTAGCAAAAACAGAGGGGCTCGCCGTGACGAAATTTGA